TGCATATTCCGATTCCTCTTGGTCTTCTTGGGGTGAGGTTAGAGAAATTGAGGAGGGTGATAACGAATTAGAAAGGGGAGATTCAATTTCCTGGCTTTCGTTTTGATCAGATTGTGAACTTTGGTTTGCACTTTCCATCTTGATGACATACAAAGTCTTTTCCTGAGCCTCCTTGTTGTGCTCTTCAGGTTCTACTTCTATAGCGGGTTGATTCATAATCATAAGATGAGGCACAATTTTCAGGCCTTTGTGCTTTCTTGCACTAACGCTTCCAATGCCTCCGGGTGAAGACCTGGGTGAGTTTTTCCTCTTTCTCAACTTAATCTTACTAATCCTTTGGCCACCAAGTCCCTCAGAAGAATTCATAGAAGATGTGGTCTTCATTGGAGTCGCATGCTTTTCGGACAACTGCACTTCTTTATCTTCAGAAGAAGACACCTTTGGTGAAGCTTGCTTCATCGTAGACATAGATTTTGATGAAGCTTTGACTATTTTGGAAGTTAATTTTGGATGAGTTTTCACCCTCTGAGAAATTGCTGCTGGTGAAGATTCCACCCTTATAGAAGTTGGTTTTGATGGAATTTCCCCCTCAGAACTTGAAGAAATTTTCACTTTTGACATCTGTGTTGGCTTGGAATCAAGTGAAGCTTTCTGTTTGGCAACTGATATCGTTATCCCACCAATACTGTTATCTGAACTTCGGGAAAGTGATTTTCTTCCAGCTCTCTTAAGCATGGAGAGTGTCTCCTTTGCTTCCTCCACATTCATCCTTCCATATTTACAAAAATCATGACAGGAGCCAATAGATGCTCTGAGATAACGAGGAACAACAACTTTTCTTTCATCATTTCCAGATCTTGCTATTCCATCGGAATGCCTTCGTAATTTGGCACCACTTGACATTGTTACTTCTGAGATCAGTGATGAATCAACCCTTGCCTTCAGCTATTTTTGCTATGCAGAACAAGATCCGCGGCAAATATCCTTAATAAAGAAACAAagctatttttaaataaaagcaaaaacgAAGTATTCACTGATTAACAGCAAAAGCAATATAATGATCAACGTTCAGTCAAAGTACATAACCAATACCTAAATTTGTTAAGATTAGAAGCAACAAGAAAACTAAATACTGGATAATATCAGATAACAAGAAAAGTACCGTTCTCAGCGCAATCTTTGGAAGCTAACAAAAACAGAATATGTTCAAAGCAAATCTCAATTTAGGCCAAAAAATCCATAGCGTTCGGAAAAACAGatgatttgatatttttttatgacttGAAACTCAAACAAGGTATCTCAAActgaaaatgaacaaaaaatctttactgcaaataatgaatttgattCAAATGTGTAGATTAGAGGCAGATCTAAACAGATTATTCAATCACGTCTAACTAACACTTTTTCTTATAGTACAATTATCTCGACCATGCATCTATAAGCTTTAACTGAccctaatgaaaaaaaaaaaggcacgTATCAAGCACCAAGCACATCAATAACAAAGTACCAACGCAATCAACTAAGAGGAAAATAACTAGAAGATCACATTACAAGCAGGTACATTTTGATCGCGATCAACTTAAACAATGCTTGAGATAGAGTGTAATAATATTCATCCGAAACAAAATGATGATACATGCATCACTAATCATCACCCATTTCATGCAAACGTAAGAACAAACAATTGAAgaaattcacatttatattcTAACTAAAGCATCACCTTAAGCCGATTCTTCAAGCTTCAGAACCCACAGCTAGAAACCGTAACGGCCAAGCAAACTTCTTAGCAAAACACACACCGAAATGAAGCAATCCAAGACAAAGGAGCAGGGAGAAATATTAAAGCATGCTCTTAAAATCCACCAATATCACAATTTTCAGCAAATGCACTTGGTTTTGGAAGAAAACTTGAAAAACCCAGATcatgatattttgaaaataaggtACCTTTGTTTTATACGTTCACAGCGGAGCCTCAGAAGCAAAAGGGTGCTTCAACAGAGAAGCGAGGAAAAGGGAAACAGAACGTAACAAAGTGAACACTGAACCATCATTTTTGAAGGGTTATTTCTTTTGGGAAGAGAACATGCGCGCAAGAAAGCAACAGTTTCTGGTTTTTGTTTCTTCTGCTTCGTTCGTTGAGCTTGTTGCTTCACTACGCGTTTGTTTTGTTatcttatcattattatatatactaatacaaaatacaaaatataatatactctaaagaaaatagaaacataaataaataatttttttatttttggatttttagTGTCCCATTCGAAATCTGAATATTTAATGCACTCATGAACTGGTTTTTAATGTCTTTTTTCAAACTTTGCAAgcattaaaagtaaaatatggtAATCtggttaaaatttgaaaatgtattttttaa
This region of Vigna unguiculata cultivar IT97K-499-35 chromosome 5, ASM411807v1, whole genome shotgun sequence genomic DNA includes:
- the LOC114186154 gene encoding uncharacterized protein LOC114186154, which encodes MSSGAKLRRHSDGIARSGNDERKVVVPRYLRASIGSCHDFCKYGRMNVEEAKETLSMLKRAGRKSLSRSSDNSIGGITISVAKQKASLDSKPTQMSKVKISSSSEGEIPSKPTSIRVESSPAAISQRVKTHPKLTSKIVKASSKSMSTMKQASPKVSSSEDKEVQLSEKHATPMKTTSSMNSSEGLGGQRISKIKLRKRKNSPRSSPGGIGSVSARKHKGLKIVPHLMIMNQPAIEVEPEEHNKEAQEKTLYVIKMESANQSSQSDQNESQEIESPLSNSLSPSSISLTSPQEDQEESEYANTESEEDVPPQNHEFEYQANVDTLEAEENGRHQKDVEVAFSEDKDCQKLSGELAETQIDEDNLKSLERGKVLRDNATDESAARTGPEMVVLRPEDEKEKKDEEELYNNVIEATASKLVEEGKVKALIDAFENIISLEEKRTLANIFN